The Vibrio gallaecicus genome contains a region encoding:
- the efp gene encoding elongation factor P → MASVSTNEFKGGLKFMLDNEPCSIIDNEYVKPGKGQAFNRVKLRKLLSGKVLEKTFKSGESFELADVVDIELGYLYSDGEFYHFMNNETFEQIAADVKAVGDSAKWLVENDVCTLTLWNDNPITVTPPNFVEIAVTETDPGLKGDTQGTGGKPATLATGAVVRVPLFIAIGEVVKVDTRTGEYVGRVK, encoded by the coding sequence ATGGCGTCAGTAAGCACCAATGAATTCAAGGGCGGTTTAAAATTCATGTTAGATAACGAGCCTTGCTCAATTATCGACAACGAATACGTTAAGCCAGGTAAAGGCCAAGCGTTTAACCGTGTAAAACTTCGTAAACTGCTGTCAGGCAAAGTGTTAGAGAAAACATTCAAGTCAGGTGAAAGCTTTGAACTTGCTGATGTTGTCGATATCGAATTAGGCTACCTATACAGCGATGGCGAATTCTACCACTTCATGAACAACGAAACATTTGAGCAAATCGCAGCTGACGTAAAAGCAGTGGGTGATTCAGCTAAATGGCTTGTTGAGAATGATGTTTGTACTCTAACGTTGTGGAATGATAACCCTATCACAGTAACTCCGCCAAACTTTGTTGAGATCGCAGTAACTGAGACAGACCCTGGTCTTAAGGGTGACACTCAAGGTACTGGTGGTAAACCAGCAACTCTAGCAACTGGTGCGGTTGTTCGCGTACCTCTATTCATCGCTATCGGTGAAGTTGTGAAAGTTGACACTCGTACTGGCGAATACGTTGGTCGTGTTAAGTAA
- a CDS encoding SLC13 family permease produces MLKLDIGVLIKLLICFSIPLGVLFMPIDSIPIENLTLIQHRLLAIFLLAALLWVLEPVPVFATSILIIALELVMISDKGLHLFRNPPAGHDLGELIKYTDIFGAFSSPIIILFMGGFALAIAASKYELDNNLARVLLKPFGTQPRFIMLGLMLITAVFSMFMSNTATTVMMLALLGPIVASAPKGDIGIKALVLCIPIAANTGGIATPIGTPPNAIALQYLTGENSIDFLSWMMMGLPFVIIQLTIAWFLLQKFFPSQQQNMILKLDGKFKKSWRAIVVYATFALTIILWMTTKLHGMNTYVVSIIPLAVFTLTGIMGKEELKMINWDVLWLVAGGIAIGIGLDKTGLAVALAHAIDYESLSPTSVVLTLSIVCWLMANFMSNTATANLLMPIAAAIGASMESLVAIGGLQGLLVVVAFSASLGMILPVSTPPNSLAYSTGLIESKDMAKMGIILGLVGLGIVYLALFILT; encoded by the coding sequence ATGCTTAAGCTCGATATTGGCGTTTTAATTAAGCTATTGATTTGCTTCTCTATCCCCCTTGGTGTGCTGTTTATGCCAATCGACTCCATACCAATTGAGAATTTAACCTTAATTCAGCATCGTTTGTTGGCTATATTTTTGCTCGCGGCATTGTTGTGGGTGCTTGAGCCCGTACCAGTTTTTGCCACTTCCATTTTGATCATCGCCCTTGAATTAGTCATGATCTCAGATAAAGGTTTGCACCTATTTCGAAACCCACCAGCAGGACATGACCTTGGTGAGTTAATCAAATATACCGACATCTTTGGTGCTTTTTCTTCGCCAATCATCATTCTTTTTATGGGTGGCTTCGCCTTAGCAATTGCCGCCTCAAAATACGAATTAGATAACAATCTAGCGCGAGTATTACTCAAACCATTTGGTACTCAACCTCGCTTTATAATGCTTGGTTTAATGCTAATCACAGCTGTGTTTTCAATGTTTATGTCCAATACTGCAACCACAGTTATGATGCTGGCATTATTAGGACCAATTGTCGCCTCTGCACCCAAAGGCGATATTGGTATCAAAGCATTGGTCCTATGTATTCCAATCGCCGCTAATACCGGGGGTATTGCAACACCAATCGGCACACCACCTAACGCAATTGCTTTACAGTATCTTACTGGTGAAAACAGTATTGATTTCCTATCTTGGATGATGATGGGGCTACCCTTTGTAATAATCCAACTCACAATTGCTTGGTTCCTGCTTCAAAAGTTTTTTCCTTCTCAGCAGCAAAATATGATTTTGAAGTTAGACGGAAAATTCAAGAAAAGTTGGCGTGCTATTGTTGTGTACGCCACCTTTGCCCTGACTATTATTTTATGGATGACCACAAAACTGCATGGCATGAATACCTACGTGGTTTCCATCATCCCATTAGCTGTCTTTACCCTAACGGGTATCATGGGCAAGGAAGAGCTAAAAATGATTAACTGGGATGTGCTTTGGTTAGTCGCAGGTGGTATTGCGATTGGTATCGGTTTAGATAAAACCGGGCTTGCGGTCGCACTCGCGCACGCTATTGACTATGAATCCTTATCTCCAACTTCCGTTGTTCTTACGCTGTCTATTGTATGTTGGTTAATGGCGAACTTTATGTCGAATACAGCAACAGCAAACTTATTAATGCCGATTGCAGCTGCAATTGGAGCTTCAATGGAAAGCTTAGTTGCGATTGGTGGGCTACAAGGGTTACTGGTTGTTGTCGCCTTCTCAGCTTCACTTGGTATGATCCTTCCAGTATCAACACCGCCTAACTCCTTAGCCTATTCAACGGGTCTTATTGAAAGTAAAGACATGGCAAAAATGGGGATAATCCTAGGGCTTGTCGGACTCGGAATTGTCTACCTTGCGCTGTTCATATTGACTTAG
- a CDS encoding DMT family transporter, translating to MGFEWLALAAAFLWAIASLLSVKPAQHLGSFAYSRWRMGCTAVILSTMAWVTGGWSTVDSALVTPMMLSGLIGIFIGDTALFACLNRMGPRQAGLLFSCHAVFSAILGYFLFSESMTGMELIGSALVFSGVLTAIFFGRKGQTQNQLEDIKGKIWIGVGLGILAALCQALGGIIAKPVMQTNIDPVAASAIRMITAFIAHSLFRLTGAKLSLPIKPMNRQMFGITAINGFLAMAVGMTLILYALQEGNVGMVALLSSTTPIMLLPILWYYTKQRPNIYAWLGAIVAVVGTGILVQ from the coding sequence ATGGGATTTGAATGGCTAGCACTTGCTGCTGCATTTCTTTGGGCTATCGCAAGCCTATTATCGGTAAAGCCCGCTCAGCATCTAGGTTCGTTTGCCTATAGCCGATGGCGGATGGGTTGTACCGCCGTCATACTATCAACAATGGCCTGGGTAACTGGTGGCTGGTCTACTGTTGATAGCGCCCTTGTGACTCCCATGATGCTGTCTGGTTTGATTGGCATATTCATTGGTGACACCGCTCTATTTGCTTGCTTGAATCGAATGGGACCAAGACAAGCTGGTCTGCTATTTTCTTGTCATGCCGTATTCTCTGCCATATTAGGCTACTTCCTTTTTAGTGAAAGCATGACAGGCATGGAGCTAATCGGCTCAGCTTTAGTATTCAGTGGTGTATTAACCGCGATATTCTTTGGTCGTAAAGGGCAAACTCAAAATCAGCTAGAAGATATTAAAGGGAAAATTTGGATCGGCGTTGGCCTAGGAATCCTAGCGGCACTTTGCCAAGCGCTTGGGGGAATCATTGCTAAACCTGTTATGCAAACCAATATTGACCCTGTTGCAGCTTCTGCTATTAGGATGATCACTGCGTTTATTGCACATTCCCTTTTTCGTTTAACAGGGGCGAAGCTCTCACTTCCTATTAAACCAATGAATAGGCAAATGTTTGGTATTACTGCCATCAACGGATTCTTAGCAATGGCGGTGGGTATGACTTTGATTTTGTATGCTCTGCAAGAAGGTAACGTGGGTATGGTTGCGTTACTCTCTTCTACTACTCCTATTATGCTACTGCCTATTCTCTGGTACTACACCAAACAAAGACCGAATATCTATGCGTGGTTAGGCGCAATAGTCGCAGTAGTAGGAACCGGCATTCTGGTTCAATAA
- the epmA gene encoding elongation factor P--(R)-beta-lysine ligase translates to MHSTWQPAATIKQLKQRADILSQIRQFFTERNVMEVDTPAMSHATVTDVHLHTFKTEFVGPGYAHGQPLFFMTSPEFHMKRLLAASSGCIYQICKSFRNEENGRYHNPEFTMLEWYRVGFNHHDLMDEMDSLLQQVLKCGSAQRMTYQQAFVDLLGVCPLEASMDELKQVAAPLGLRDIADPEQDRDTLLQLLFSMGVEPKIGQVVPTFIFDFPASQAALAKINAHDSRVADRFEVYFKGIELANGFHELDNPQEQLKRFEEDNVKRLEMGLAAQPIDHHLIEALKAGLPECAGVALGIDRLIMLALGYDHIDDVTAFPFPRS, encoded by the coding sequence ATGCACTCTACATGGCAACCAGCAGCAACCATTAAGCAGTTAAAGCAACGTGCTGATATCCTTAGTCAAATTCGCCAGTTCTTTACAGAAAGAAACGTGATGGAAGTGGATACACCAGCGATGAGTCACGCCACTGTGACGGACGTGCATTTACATACTTTCAAAACTGAATTCGTAGGACCGGGTTATGCGCATGGTCAGCCGCTGTTCTTTATGACTAGCCCTGAGTTTCATATGAAACGACTGCTAGCGGCAAGCAGTGGCTGTATCTATCAGATTTGTAAGTCTTTCCGTAACGAAGAAAACGGTCGTTATCACAACCCTGAATTCACTATGTTGGAGTGGTATCGCGTTGGTTTCAATCATCATGATTTGATGGATGAAATGGATTCACTCTTACAGCAAGTCTTGAAGTGCGGAAGTGCACAGCGAATGACGTATCAGCAAGCTTTTGTGGATTTGCTGGGTGTGTGCCCATTAGAAGCGTCTATGGATGAATTGAAGCAAGTCGCAGCGCCACTAGGGCTTCGTGATATAGCCGATCCTGAACAAGATAGAGATACTTTGTTACAGCTACTTTTCAGTATGGGGGTCGAACCTAAGATTGGTCAGGTTGTTCCTACGTTTATCTTTGATTTCCCAGCTTCACAAGCGGCTCTTGCTAAAATAAACGCTCATGACTCGCGTGTTGCTGATCGTTTTGAGGTCTATTTTAAAGGCATCGAATTAGCTAATGGTTTCCATGAATTGGACAACCCACAAGAACAGCTTAAGCGTTTTGAAGAAGATAATGTGAAACGGTTAGAAATGGGGTTAGCTGCTCAGCCAATCGATCATCATTTGATAGAGGCGCTAAAAGCAGGTTTGCCTGAATGTGCAGGGGTAGCTTTAGGTATTGATCGCTTAATCATGCTGGCGTTAGGGTATGATCATATTGATGATGTCACAGCGTTCCCTTTCCCTAGGTCATAA
- the frdC gene encoding fumarate reductase subunit FrdC, which yields MSNRKPYVREMKRTWWSNHPFYRFYMLREATVLPLILFTIFLTFGLGCLVKGPEAWQGWLSFMANPLVVGINIIALAGSLLHAQTFFSMMPQVMPIRLKGKLVDKRIIVLTQWAAVAFISLVVLVVV from the coding sequence ATGAGCAATCGTAAACCTTATGTTCGTGAGATGAAAAGAACGTGGTGGAGTAATCACCCGTTCTACCGCTTCTACATGCTACGAGAAGCGACTGTCTTGCCTTTGATCTTATTCACTATCTTCCTGACCTTTGGTTTGGGGTGTTTAGTGAAAGGGCCAGAAGCTTGGCAAGGATGGCTCTCTTTCATGGCAAACCCATTAGTTGTGGGCATTAACATTATAGCCCTTGCTGGTAGCCTACTTCATGCTCAAACCTTTTTTAGCATGATGCCGCAAGTAATGCCGATTCGATTGAAAGGCAAGCTGGTTGATAAGCGAATCATCGTACTGACCCAATGGGCAGCAGTCGCGTTTATCTCTCTTGTTGTTCTGGTTGTGGTGTAG
- the epmB gene encoding EF-P beta-lysylation protein EpmB, translated as MPHIITRKVESVEQNWLKQLSNAISDPTKLLKALEIDPTPWEQGFAARNLFALRVPLSFVERMEKGNPHDPLLRQVLPLSEEFEVHDGYSADPLEEQNNALPGLLHKYKNRALMIVKGGCAINCRYCFRRHFPYQDNKGSKSIWKDSIQYFAEHPEINEVILSGGDPLMAKDSELAWLVSAIESVPHINTLRIHSRLPVVIPARITAELCETLESTRLQVVFVTHINHANEIDHKLKAALSKLKQSGAILLNQGVMLKGINNSVEALTDLSESLFSAGVLPYYMHVLDKVQGAAHFYIPDTEAKHLFSGLIENVSGYLVPKLTREIGGRTSKTPLDLHLE; from the coding sequence ATGCCGCATATCATAACCCGAAAAGTCGAATCTGTTGAGCAAAACTGGCTCAAACAACTATCGAATGCGATCTCAGACCCGACAAAACTGCTTAAAGCATTGGAAATTGACCCAACACCATGGGAGCAAGGTTTTGCCGCTCGTAACTTATTTGCTTTACGAGTTCCGCTAAGTTTTGTTGAGAGGATGGAGAAAGGCAACCCTCACGATCCATTGTTGCGCCAAGTTCTACCATTAAGTGAAGAATTTGAAGTGCACGATGGGTATTCAGCGGATCCACTCGAAGAACAAAATAATGCGCTGCCTGGACTTCTGCACAAATATAAAAATAGAGCTCTGATGATAGTAAAAGGCGGATGCGCGATTAACTGCCGATATTGCTTTCGCAGGCACTTCCCCTATCAAGACAACAAAGGCTCTAAATCGATTTGGAAAGACAGTATTCAATACTTTGCAGAGCACCCAGAAATCAATGAGGTCATCTTATCTGGTGGCGACCCTCTTATGGCAAAAGACAGCGAACTGGCTTGGTTAGTCAGCGCTATAGAATCGGTTCCTCATATCAATACATTGCGTATCCATAGCCGGTTACCCGTTGTAATACCAGCAAGAATAACGGCAGAGCTTTGTGAAACATTGGAAAGCACTCGCCTTCAAGTTGTGTTTGTTACCCATATTAATCATGCAAATGAAATCGACCATAAATTAAAAGCGGCACTATCCAAACTGAAACAAAGTGGTGCGATTCTTCTAAACCAAGGGGTCATGCTTAAAGGGATAAACAATTCGGTTGAGGCACTGACAGATCTTAGCGAAAGCCTCTTTTCTGCTGGAGTGCTCCCTTATTACATGCATGTGTTAGATAAAGTTCAAGGTGCGGCGCACTTCTATATTCCAGACACGGAAGCCAAGCATTTGTTCTCGGGGTTGATTGAAAATGTCTCTGGCTACTTAGTGCCTAAGCTAACCAGAGAGATTGGAGGCAGAACCAGTAAGACGCCACTCGATCTGCACTTAGAGTGA
- the frdA gene encoding fumarate reductase (quinol) flavoprotein subunit, with the protein MKVITTDIAVIGAGGAGLRTAIAAAEANPDLEVALISKVYPMRSHTVAAEGGSAAVIKDEDSLDNHFNDTVGGGDWLCEQDVVEYFVENSTREMIQMEQWGCPWSRKENGEVNVRRFGGMKVERTWFAADKTGFHMLHTLFQTSMKYDQIKRFDEYFVVDLIVEKDENGEDGEIQGLIAIHMSEGELVTIKAKSVVLATGGAGRVYHCNTNGGIVTGDGMAMAYRHGVPLRDMEFVQYHPTGLPGTGILMTEGCRGEGGIIVNKNGYRYLQDYGMGPETPVGEPKNKYMELGPRDKVSQAFWHEQQKGNTIKHPLGDVVHLDLRHLGEEYLQERLPFICELAKAYVNVDPAKEPIPIRPTVHYTMGGIETNGTCETRIKGLFAVGECASVGLHGANRLGSNSLAEFVVFGRVAGEEAVKRAAEFKGWNEDAIAQQIKAVEERIAGLMNQEGDENWSDIRTEMGHTMEAGCGIYRQEDLMQATIDKITELKARYKKISIKDKGKVFNTDLLYAIEVGYGLEVAEAMVHSAILRKESRGAHQRLDDNCTERDDVNFLKHSLSFYKEDSAPTIDYSGVKITKSQPKARLYGEAAEKAAAAEKAAESEKSASESAKKDEISEEEKA; encoded by the coding sequence GTGAAGGTAATCACCACAGATATCGCAGTCATCGGCGCAGGCGGCGCCGGTCTTCGTACTGCTATTGCAGCGGCTGAAGCTAACCCTGATTTAGAAGTAGCCCTTATTTCTAAAGTTTACCCAATGCGCTCGCACACTGTTGCAGCCGAGGGCGGTTCAGCAGCAGTAATCAAGGACGAAGATAGCTTAGATAACCACTTCAACGATACAGTTGGCGGTGGTGATTGGCTATGTGAACAGGATGTTGTTGAATACTTTGTTGAAAACTCGACTCGCGAAATGATCCAAATGGAGCAATGGGGTTGCCCATGGAGTCGTAAAGAAAACGGGGAAGTTAACGTACGCCGATTCGGCGGCATGAAAGTAGAAAGAACGTGGTTTGCGGCGGATAAAACCGGCTTCCATATGCTTCATACTCTGTTCCAGACTTCGATGAAGTACGACCAAATCAAACGATTTGACGAGTACTTTGTGGTAGACCTCATTGTTGAAAAAGATGAGAACGGCGAAGACGGTGAAATCCAAGGTCTTATCGCTATTCATATGTCTGAAGGTGAGCTTGTTACTATCAAAGCAAAATCAGTTGTTCTTGCAACTGGTGGCGCAGGTCGTGTTTATCATTGCAACACTAACGGCGGTATTGTAACTGGCGACGGTATGGCAATGGCTTATCGTCATGGTGTACCTCTGCGTGACATGGAGTTCGTTCAATACCACCCAACAGGTCTTCCTGGTACAGGTATTTTGATGACAGAAGGTTGCCGTGGTGAAGGCGGTATTATCGTCAACAAGAACGGCTACCGTTACTTGCAAGATTACGGTATGGGTCCTGAAACTCCTGTCGGCGAACCAAAGAACAAATACATGGAACTAGGACCTCGTGACAAAGTGTCGCAAGCGTTCTGGCATGAACAACAAAAAGGCAACACCATTAAGCATCCGCTTGGTGATGTCGTCCACCTAGATCTTCGCCACCTTGGTGAGGAATACCTACAAGAGCGTCTGCCTTTCATTTGTGAACTAGCAAAAGCTTACGTAAACGTCGATCCAGCAAAAGAGCCAATTCCAATTCGTCCAACGGTTCATTACACCATGGGTGGCATTGAAACTAACGGTACTTGTGAAACTCGCATTAAAGGTCTGTTTGCCGTTGGTGAATGTGCTTCTGTAGGTCTGCACGGTGCAAACCGCCTAGGCTCTAATTCATTAGCTGAGTTCGTTGTATTTGGCCGTGTTGCGGGTGAAGAAGCCGTGAAACGTGCCGCCGAGTTCAAAGGCTGGAATGAAGACGCTATTGCACAACAAATCAAAGCCGTTGAAGAGCGCATCGCTGGTTTGATGAATCAAGAAGGCGATGAAAATTGGTCTGACATTCGAACTGAAATGGGTCATACCATGGAAGCGGGTTGTGGCATCTACCGTCAAGAAGACTTGATGCAAGCAACCATCGACAAGATCACTGAACTGAAAGCACGCTACAAAAAAATCAGCATCAAAGACAAAGGTAAAGTGTTTAACACTGACCTACTTTACGCTATCGAAGTGGGCTACGGGCTAGAAGTTGCAGAAGCAATGGTGCATTCAGCGATTCTTCGCAAAGAGTCTCGCGGCGCACACCAACGTTTAGACGATAACTGCACTGAACGTGATGATGTGAACTTCCTTAAACACTCTCTTTCTTTCTACAAAGAAGATTCTGCACCGACTATCGATTACAGCGGCGTGAAGATTACTAAATCTCAACCTAAAGCTCGTTTGTACGGTGAAGCCGCAGAGAAAGCTGCTGCAGCCGAGAAAGCCGCAGAATCTGAAAAGTCTGCTAGCGAAAGTGCAAAGAAAGATGAGATAAGCGAAGAGGAGAAAGCATAA
- the frdD gene encoding fumarate reductase subunit FrdD codes for MNSTYKVDRNTVNKHPQRSDEPIWWGLFGAGGTWFAMITPITILVLGILVPMGIIDADAMSYERVSEFATSIIGALFIIGTLALPMWHAMHRLHHGMHDLKIHAGVAGKVGCYFFAGLISALSVIFIFMI; via the coding sequence ATGAACAGTACTTACAAAGTTGACCGTAATACGGTGAATAAGCACCCTCAACGTTCAGACGAACCAATCTGGTGGGGTCTATTCGGTGCAGGTGGTACATGGTTTGCCATGATCACGCCTATCACTATTTTAGTCTTGGGTATTTTGGTTCCAATGGGAATCATTGATGCTGATGCAATGAGCTATGAGCGTGTGTCTGAATTTGCCACCAGCATTATTGGTGCACTATTCATTATCGGGACGCTAGCACTGCCTATGTGGCATGCAATGCACCGCTTACACCATGGTATGCACGACTTAAAGATCCATGCAGGTGTCGCAGGGAAAGTAGGCTGCTACTTCTTTGCAGGCTTAATTAGCGCGCTGTCTGTTATTTTCATCTTCATGATTTAA
- a CDS encoding SPFH domain-containing protein produces MENRSLGQSLKVDERRQLLHRGLKFAVFGVPLLALGLTINSSVLMTDAGYSYVHQNNMTGELDVFTEPGIHFRMPFLSKITQYDQVITVSFGNNMGEDFYQRLDPVQVRFADTYIGQIPVTFRFKLSNDPEAVKKMHREFRNNSNLIDALLVKNARNVTVITATQYTGEEFFQGGLNQFKSKLGDQLREGIYSTERRQVEIEQIDLAPVGIQQSNGNKLEKTKQLVWKTVPITDKSGHTIRQENPLQQYGIQVTQVTIGDPQPEKQLDQLLADKKRLVADRIRAIQEQETSKAQAETEQLRKEIQRTREVQDAQRQKELAIISQQKDVAVARHIAEREIVEVEKTKHLAEVEKEKELAMAEANLAIQKANALSAEFEAKAIIAKGRAEATILKEKYAALGANREVYLAELNRDVANVLYNNLQNFKVEMPQNYVGGSSDGALKSNLDVITAFGALGVMDQTQKITKQ; encoded by the coding sequence ATGGAAAATAGAAGCTTAGGACAAAGCCTTAAAGTAGATGAAAGACGTCAATTGCTACACCGTGGTTTAAAATTTGCAGTATTTGGAGTGCCGCTTTTGGCTCTCGGGCTTACCATTAACAGTTCAGTGTTAATGACAGATGCTGGTTATAGCTATGTTCACCAAAACAATATGACGGGTGAACTGGATGTATTCACGGAACCTGGTATTCACTTTCGCATGCCATTTTTATCAAAGATCACTCAGTATGATCAGGTGATCACGGTATCTTTTGGCAATAATATGGGAGAGGACTTTTACCAGAGGCTAGACCCAGTACAAGTTCGTTTTGCGGATACGTATATTGGACAAATCCCAGTCACATTCAGGTTTAAACTCAGTAATGACCCTGAAGCAGTGAAAAAAATGCACCGTGAGTTCCGTAATAACAGTAACTTGATCGATGCTTTATTAGTGAAGAATGCGCGTAATGTGACAGTTATTACCGCAACTCAATACACTGGCGAAGAATTTTTCCAAGGTGGTTTGAACCAGTTCAAATCTAAATTGGGCGACCAATTACGTGAAGGTATTTATTCGACAGAGCGTCGTCAGGTTGAAATTGAACAAATTGATTTAGCTCCCGTCGGAATACAGCAATCGAATGGCAATAAGCTAGAGAAAACCAAGCAGTTAGTGTGGAAAACGGTACCTATTACGGATAAGTCAGGTCATACGATTAGGCAAGAAAATCCGCTTCAGCAATATGGTATCCAAGTGACACAAGTAACGATTGGAGATCCTCAGCCAGAAAAGCAACTTGATCAGTTACTTGCGGATAAGAAACGCTTAGTTGCAGATCGAATTCGAGCGATTCAAGAGCAGGAAACGTCTAAAGCTCAAGCTGAAACTGAACAGTTACGTAAAGAAATTCAACGAACTCGTGAAGTGCAAGATGCTCAACGCCAAAAAGAGTTAGCCATTATATCTCAACAAAAAGATGTTGCGGTTGCTCGTCATATTGCGGAGCGTGAGATTGTTGAAGTCGAGAAAACAAAACATTTGGCTGAAGTTGAGAAAGAGAAAGAATTAGCGATGGCTGAAGCTAATTTGGCGATTCAAAAAGCGAATGCTCTATCGGCGGAATTTGAAGCTAAAGCGATCATTGCGAAAGGTCGCGCTGAAGCGACGATCTTGAAAGAAAAATATGCTGCACTGGGGGCGAACCGAGAGGTTTACCTTGCAGAGCTAAATCGTGATGTGGCAAATGTTTTGTACAATAATTTGCAAAACTTCAAAGTTGAAATGCCACAGAATTACGTAGGCGGAAGCAGTGATGGAGCTTTGAAAAGTAACCTTGATGTGATTACGGCTTTTGGCGCATTAGGTGTGATGGATCAAACTCAGAAAATTACGAAGCAATAA
- a CDS encoding succinate dehydrogenase/fumarate reductase iron-sulfur subunit, with translation MSANRIQKVDILRYDPEKDAEPHLQGFEIPFDETMSVLDAIGYIKDNLDKDLSYRWSCRMAICGSCGIMVNGVPKLACKSFLRDYPDGLKIEPLSNFPIEKDLIVDMTPFIERLEAIKPYIIGNDRTPEDGTNIQTPEQMAKYKQFAGCINCGLCYAACPQFGLNPEFIGPAALTLAHRYNLDSRDNGQAERMELINGENGAWGCTFVGYCSDVCPKKVDPAAAVNQGKVASSMDFVISMFKPDGKPVKSAEEA, from the coding sequence ATGTCAGCGAACCGTATCCAAAAAGTAGACATTCTGCGTTACGATCCAGAAAAAGACGCAGAGCCTCACCTTCAAGGCTTTGAGATTCCATTTGATGAAACGATGTCAGTCTTAGATGCGATTGGCTACATCAAGGATAACCTAGATAAAGATCTGTCTTACCGCTGGTCTTGCCGAATGGCTATCTGTGGCTCATGCGGCATCATGGTCAACGGCGTGCCAAAACTAGCCTGTAAGAGTTTCTTACGTGACTACCCTGATGGTTTAAAAATTGAGCCTCTATCGAACTTCCCAATTGAGAAAGATTTGATTGTCGATATGACGCCATTCATTGAGCGCTTAGAAGCTATCAAACCCTACATCATTGGTAATGATCGTACACCAGAAGACGGCACGAACATCCAAACGCCAGAGCAAATGGCAAAATACAAGCAGTTCGCAGGTTGCATCAACTGTGGTCTTTGCTACGCAGCATGTCCTCAATTCGGTCTAAACCCTGAATTTATAGGTCCTGCGGCTCTTACTCTTGCTCATAGATACAACTTAGACAGCCGTGATAACGGTCAAGCTGAGCGTATGGAATTGATCAACGGTGAGAATGGCGCTTGGGGCTGTACGTTTGTTGGTTACTGCTCTGACGTTTGCCCTAAAAAGGTAGACCCAGCAGCCGCAGTAAACCAAGGTAAAGTCGCTTCTTCTATGGACTTCGTAATCTCAATGTTTAAGCCAGACGGTAAACCAGTTAAATCGGCGGAGGAAGCGTAA